From the Diospyros lotus cultivar Yz01 chromosome 13, ASM1463336v1, whole genome shotgun sequence genome, one window contains:
- the LOC127788112 gene encoding uncharacterized protein LOC127788112: protein MKPQRSGGQEGEVRAGGERPARRGRYESYSILSDSQDRIFTTEPNKEDFGRPNPLKTPDKYRTKSKLCAYHNEVGHTTSECLALKDAIEELIRRGQLHDYVVHPRDQQPKQSAQQSSHRAPEQDPTPMGLREAGDLLLVRDGSQEGPSKKAKIASEDVSFTKDDSKGVHWPHNDALVIRSQIGNVEVWRVMVDIGSSVNVMYKGCFDQMRLRPDQLTSSPEPLYGFTGDAVIPKGRIRLPLTIGESDLQATAMADFLIIDGPSAYNVIMGRPTMNDLDLVVSTKALAIKFLTPKGTGCVRGEQH, encoded by the exons ATGAAGCCCCAACGATCAGGCGGCCAAGAAGGCGAGGTTCGAGCAGGGGGTGAACGACCAGCACGCCGAGGTCGGTATGAAAGTTACAGTATCTTATCTGACTCCCAGGACAGGATCTTCACCACAGAACCCAACAAGGAGGATTTTGGAAGACCTAACCCTCTAAAAACTCCCGACAAATACAGAACCAAGAGCAAATTATGTGCTTATCACAACGAAGTGGGGCACACCACCTCTGAGTGTTTGGCGCTGAAAGATGCAATTGAAGAATTGATCAGgaggggtcagctacatgactATGTGGTGCATCCTAGGGATCAACAGCCCAAACAGTCGGCTCAACAAAGTTCTCATCGAGCTCCCGAGCAGGACCCAACACCTATG GGACTTCGAGAAGCTGGCGACCTTCTGCTTGTCAGGGATGGCAGCCAAGAGGGACCTTCTAAGAAAGCCAAGATAGCTTCGGAAGACGTTTCTTTCACTAAAGATGATTCTAAAGGCGTACACTGGCCGCACAATGATGCCCTTGTGATCCGATCTCAGATTGGCAATGTCGAAGTATGGAGGGTCATGGTCGACATAGGTAGCTCGGTGAATGTCATGTACAAGGGATGTTTTGACCAAATGAGGTTAAGGCCGGACCAGCTGACATCCTCTCCGGAGCCACTATACGGGTTCACTGGCGATGCAGTAATCCCGAAAGGACGTATAAGGCTCCCATTAACAATTGGGGAATCAGACCTCCAGGCCACAGCAATGGCGGACTTTCTCATCATTGACGGTCCTTCCGCTTACAATGTCATCATGGGTAGGCCCACCATGAACGACCTGGACCTAGTTGTTTCAACCAAGGCCCTGGCCATCAAATTCCTGACCCCGAAAGGGACCGGTTGTGTGAGGGGCGAGCAGCATTAG